From the Acidilutibacter cellobiosedens genome, one window contains:
- the jag gene encoding RNA-binding cell elongation regulator Jag/EloR has protein sequence MRSVLKVSKTVDDAVKDALEELDSDKEDVQIEILTEPSKGFLGFIGNKDAKVKVTVTNDPVESIENFMNMLFNKMNIKAKCIAERKGRNINVNITDISSTDMGIIIGKRGNTLDAIQYLLSLFINRKRENYIKVLVDTKGYRKKREETLIRLANKMAQKVQYTKDSIRLEPMNPYERRIIHSALQNVEGVSTHSEGEEPYRRVIIEAK, from the coding sequence ATGAGATCCGTATTGAAAGTTTCAAAAACTGTAGATGATGCAGTTAAGGATGCTCTTGAAGAATTGGATTCCGATAAGGAGGACGTTCAAATTGAAATATTAACAGAGCCGAGTAAAGGATTTTTAGGTTTTATTGGAAACAAGGACGCCAAAGTAAAAGTGACTGTAACTAATGATCCCGTAGAAAGTATTGAAAATTTTATGAATATGCTTTTTAATAAAATGAATATTAAAGCAAAATGTATAGCTGAAAGAAAAGGACGAAATATAAATGTTAATATAACAGATATTAGCAGTACGGATATGGGAATAATAATTGGCAAAAGAGGGAATACGCTGGATGCAATTCAATATTTGCTGAGTTTGTTTATTAACCGTAAAAGAGAAAATTATATAAAGGTGCTGGTTGATACTAAGGGCTACAGGAAGAAAAGAGAAGAGACTTTAATAAGATTGGCTAACAAAATGGCACAAAAAGTTCAATATACTAAAGATTCTATAAGATTGGAGCCTATGAACCCTTATGAAAGAAGAATTATTCATTCTGCTCTTCAAAATGTGGAAGGGGTCAGTACCCATTCTGAGGGGGAGGAACCTTACAGGAGAGTTATAATAGAAGCTAAATAA
- a CDS encoding YidC/Oxa1 family membrane protein insertase: MSKIFAAPLGALMRFVFEMVEKIGNEPKSMSFYALTIIITTIIFKFLLLPIAISMNRSMKKMNDLNPKMKEIQNKYKNDPQTQSAKLAQLYKENKVNPASSCLPLIVQMVILFAFFAVMRDPVQYVFKDKAFYDALSKNFLWIKNLEQPDPFLWGTPLIVGLTTYFQSVTTPNQAAADPQTKSTQRTMNIFLPLMLFWFARSFSAGLGLYWVVSNIFQIIQQLISKRSLDKAKGELK; encoded by the coding sequence ATGTCAAAGATTTTTGCAGCACCATTGGGTGCTCTTATGAGGTTCGTATTTGAAATGGTAGAGAAAATTGGAAATGAACCTAAATCCATGTCTTTCTATGCATTGACAATAATAATTACTACCATTATATTTAAATTTTTATTGCTTCCAATCGCTATTAGTATGAATAGATCAATGAAGAAAATGAATGACTTGAATCCGAAAATGAAAGAAATTCAAAATAAATATAAAAATGATCCACAGACTCAATCTGCTAAATTAGCGCAGTTGTATAAGGAAAACAAAGTAAATCCTGCATCTTCTTGCTTACCGCTTATAGTCCAAATGGTAATATTGTTTGCTTTTTTTGCTGTTATGAGGGATCCCGTTCAGTATGTTTTTAAGGATAAGGCTTTCTACGATGCTTTAAGCAAGAATTTTTTATGGATTAAAAATTTGGAACAGCCGGATCCCTTCTTGTGGGGAACGCCTTTAATAGTTGGTTTAACGACTTATTTTCAATCTGTTACTACGCCTAATCAAGCTGCTGCTGATCCTCAAACTAAATCTACTCAACGGACAATGAATATTTTTCTTCCCCTTATGTTGTTTTGGTTTGCAAGATCCTTTTCAGCAGGCCTTGGGTTATATTGGGTAGTAAGTAATATATTCCAGATAATTCAGCAGTTAATATCTAAACGGTCTTTGGATAAAGCTAAGGGGGAATTAAAATAA
- the yidD gene encoding membrane protein insertion efficiency factor YidD, with protein sequence MKKLAIILIRFYQKFISRYILVGRHCRFYPTCSQYSIEAYEKYGFFKGTILSVYRILRCNPFNPGGYDPLK encoded by the coding sequence ATGAAAAAGTTGGCAATAATATTGATAAGGTTTTATCAAAAATTTATTTCCAGATATATATTAGTTGGACGTCATTGTAGATTTTATCCTACTTGTTCTCAATATTCCATTGAAGCCTATGAAAAATATGGTTTTTTTAAAGGAACTATATTGAGTGTTTATAGAATACTAAGATGCAATCCTTTTAATCCAGGTGGCTATGATCCACTTAAATGA
- the rnpA gene encoding ribonuclease P protein component yields the protein MDKVCTLRSKIQFKNVYENGKSYGNRLLVMYISKNNLDYNRVGFAVTKKIGNSVIRNKVRRRMKESYRVNRLKIKEGYDLIFIPKINSRNSNYQQIESAMLHLFKITHLL from the coding sequence ATGGATAAAGTTTGTACTTTAAGGAGCAAAATTCAGTTTAAAAATGTATATGAAAATGGAAAAAGCTATGGAAATAGATTGCTGGTAATGTATATATCTAAGAATAATTTGGATTATAATAGAGTAGGATTTGCTGTTACGAAAAAGATTGGAAATAGTGTAATTAGGAATAAAGTGAGAAGAAGAATGAAGGAAAGCTATAGGGTTAATCGATTAAAAATAAAGGAAGGGTATGATTTAATTTTTATACCCAAAATAAATTCCAGAAATTCAAATTACCAGCAAATTGAAAGTGCAATGCTTCATCTTTTCAAAATTACTCATTTATTATGA